A stretch of the Rhinoderma darwinii isolate aRhiDar2 chromosome 3, aRhiDar2.hap1, whole genome shotgun sequence genome encodes the following:
- the LOC142748123 gene encoding cocaine- and amphetamine-regulated transcript protein-like, producing the protein MDSRSRLRLITLGSCLLLLLISAVCGQEDSSDLETRALRDFYPKDAIPSSEKELLGALQEVLEKLQSKRVPSWEKKFGQVPVCEVGEQCAVRKASRIGKLCNCPRGAVCNFFLLKCL; encoded by the exons atggacagccgCTCCAGACTGCGCCTCATTACCCTGGGCAGCTGTTTACTGCTCCTTCTCATCAGTGCTGTGTGTGGCCAGGAGGACAGTTCAGACCTGGAGACCAGGGCACTGCGGGACTTCTACCCTAAAGATGCCATTCCTTCTAGTGAGAAAGAGTTG CTGGGAGCTCTGCAGGAAGTCTTGGAGAAGTTACAGAGTAAACGTGTTCCTTCTTGGGAAAAGAAATTTGGACAGGTTCCTGTG TGTGAAGTAGGAGAGCAATGTGCAGTCCGGAAGGCTTCCAGGATTGGGAAATTATGTAACTGCCCTAGAGGTGCTGTTTGTAACTTCTTCCTTCTAAAGTGCTTATAG